The Nitrospirota bacterium genome has a window encoding:
- a CDS encoding PAS domain S-box protein, with the protein MNEDIIKRLKALIFIRALFVTILLGSLYVLQIGYSKLLYPKAISYLIVILYAMTIAYALAIKRTKKITLFAYIQITGDIIAGIALIYLTGGIESWFSFILLLSIISASIVLNRRASVVAATISSILYGLLINFQFYNVLQIPVYGSLSERDFFYNIFAHITAFYLVAYLSGYLSERLRKVTVRLEEKDIDLRDLKAFSRDVIESIPSGLFTMDLNGRIATFNEAARRITGKTLSGVIGRRPEEISPFLEDIRLEQKLLGNSKNFDSPAGRLEGEILKEGERIIIGMGFSTLTDSSGRPIGAIGIFQDLTNLRMMEAEVRKKEKWAAIGELSAWIAHELRNPIASLKGSIEMLREGKVAPQHGQQLMDIASSEMDRLNAIITDFLLYARPKPPGEEVFDLNQSLKDTITLLHSSESANKNIKIDEHLNGELFIRGDLQQLRQVFLNLGINAIDAIQDKGEITISTERKNDIVEISFSDTGVGISKEDMEKIFYPFFTTKDKGTGLGLSIAQRIVEEHGGRITVQSKAGSGTTFKVVLPVKDNGKVKG; encoded by the coding sequence GTGAATGAAGACATAATAAAAAGGCTCAAGGCCCTGATATTTATCAGGGCCTTGTTTGTTACAATCCTTTTAGGTTCCCTTTATGTCCTTCAGATAGGATACAGTAAACTCCTTTATCCAAAGGCAATTTCTTATCTTATAGTTATTCTCTACGCAATGACCATAGCTTATGCCCTTGCAATAAAGCGGACAAAGAAAATCACGTTATTTGCCTACATCCAGATTACAGGGGATATTATTGCCGGAATAGCCCTCATATATTTAACAGGAGGCATTGAGAGCTGGTTTTCCTTCATACTGCTTCTGAGCATTATTTCTGCAAGCATTGTACTGAACCGACGTGCGAGTGTGGTGGCAGCAACCATCAGCAGTATCCTTTACGGCCTGCTTATCAACTTCCAGTTTTATAATGTATTGCAAATCCCTGTTTACGGCTCTCTCTCAGAAAGAGATTTTTTTTACAATATATTTGCTCATATAACTGCATTCTATCTCGTTGCTTATCTCAGCGGTTACCTCTCCGAGAGATTGCGCAAGGTTACGGTGAGGCTCGAGGAAAAAGACATAGACTTAAGAGACCTGAAGGCATTTAGCAGGGATGTTATAGAGAGCATTCCGAGCGGACTTTTTACAATGGATTTAAATGGAAGGATTGCTACATTTAATGAGGCTGCACGGAGGATAACAGGCAAAACCCTTTCAGGTGTTATCGGCAGAAGGCCAGAGGAGATATCCCCTTTTTTAGAGGATATCAGGTTGGAACAAAAACTGCTTGGCAATTCAAAAAACTTTGACAGCCCTGCTGGAAGATTGGAAGGTGAAATATTGAAAGAAGGCGAAAGAATAATTATAGGCATGGGTTTTTCAACATTGACAGACAGCAGTGGAAGGCCTATAGGGGCGATCGGCATTTTTCAGGACCTCACGAATTTAAGGATGATGGAGGCAGAGGTCAGGAAAAAGGAGAAATGGGCGGCAATTGGAGAACTCTCGGCATGGATTGCGCATGAACTCAGAAACCCCATAGCATCGCTTAAAGGCTCGATAGAAATGTTGAGAGAGGGAAAAGTTGCCCCTCAGCATGGCCAGCAACTTATGGATATAGCTTCATCTGAAATGGACAGGCTCAACGCAATAATAACCGATTTCCTGCTTTATGCAAGGCCAAAGCCTCCAGGCGAAGAAGTGTTTGACCTCAACCAATCTCTGAAAGACACAATTACGCTTTTACACAGTTCAGAATCTGCCAATAAGAACATAAAGATCGACGAACATTTAAACGGGGAGTTATTTATCAGGGGAGACTTGCAGCAATTGAGACAGGTTTTTTTGAATTTAGGTATAAATGCGATAGATGCCATACAGGATAAGGGAGAGATAACTATTTCTACTGAAAGAAAAAATGATATAGTAGAAATTAGTTTTAGCGATACAGGTGTGGGTATAAGCAAAGAGGATATGGAGAAAATATTTTATCCGTTCTTTACAACCAAGGATAAAGGCACTGGACTCGGCCTTTCCATAGCGCAGAGGATTGTAGAAGAACATGGAGGCAGGATTACTGTCCAGAGCAAAGCAGGTTCAGGGACGACTTTTAAGGTTGTGCTCCCTGTAAAGGATAATGGAAAAGTCAAAGGGTAA
- a CDS encoding type II secretion system F family protein, with protein MPTVFQWSGKTIKGTIQSGEMTANSKEEVMAYLRRQSIVPTVVSPKPKALFRLPFGGKAKDKDIVIFTRQFATMIDAGLPLVQALEILSKQTENKALAKVISEVKGDVESGATYADALKRHPRMFSELYVNMVAAGETGGILDTILNRLASYIEKAMKLKKKVKGAMIYPSVIVAVAIIVIIIIMVAVVPVFAKMFAQLGGILPLPTRIIIGMSKFLGGIGGLIILGAIIAFVIALIQFRRTQQGKKVIDSILMKLPIFGILIKKVAVAKFTRTLGTLISSGVPILDGLEITAKTAGNKVIEGAVLAVRKGVSEGKTLAEPLTAAKVFPPMVTQMIAVGESTGALDNMLSKIADFYDDEVDNAVANLTAMLEPMIMVFLGATIGFIVVAMYLPIFKLITLIK; from the coding sequence AAAGAAGAGGTTATGGCCTATCTCAGAAGGCAGAGCATAGTCCCTACGGTTGTAAGTCCCAAGCCCAAGGCTTTATTCCGGCTCCCCTTTGGCGGAAAGGCAAAGGATAAAGATATAGTTATTTTTACAAGGCAGTTTGCAACAATGATTGATGCGGGGCTGCCACTTGTCCAGGCCCTGGAAATCCTTTCCAAACAAACTGAGAACAAGGCCCTTGCAAAAGTTATTTCTGAAGTAAAGGGGGATGTGGAGTCAGGCGCTACTTATGCCGATGCCCTTAAGCGACACCCCAGGATGTTTAGCGAGCTTTATGTGAATATGGTTGCAGCAGGTGAGACAGGCGGTATCCTCGATACGATTCTCAACAGGCTCGCCAGCTATATAGAGAAGGCAATGAAGCTCAAGAAAAAGGTCAAGGGCGCTATGATATACCCCTCGGTCATAGTAGCAGTGGCAATAATAGTTATTATTATAATTATGGTTGCTGTGGTTCCCGTGTTTGCAAAGATGTTTGCCCAGCTTGGCGGGATCCTTCCCTTACCGACAAGGATTATTATCGGTATGAGCAAGTTCCTCGGTGGCATTGGAGGCTTGATAATCCTTGGAGCCATCATTGCTTTTGTAATTGCTTTGATTCAATTCCGCAGGACTCAACAGGGCAAAAAGGTAATTGATTCCATACTCATGAAGTTACCTATATTTGGAATCCTCATCAAAAAAGTTGCGGTTGCTAAATTTACAAGGACACTCGGGACGCTTATAAGCAGCGGTGTGCCAATCCTTGACGGCCTTGAGATTACCGCGAAAACTGCCGGCAACAAGGTAATAGAAGGAGCGGTCCTTGCTGTTAGAAAAGGGGTATCTGAAGGTAAAACCCTCGCTGAACCTCTTACCGCGGCAAAGGTATTTCCCCCGATGGTGACCCAGATGATTGCTGTTGGAGAGTCCACAGGTGCTTTAGATAATATGCTATCAAAGATTGCAGATTTCTACGATGATGAAGTGGATAATGCTGTTGCGAACCTGACTGCTATGCTGGAGCCCATGATCATGGTCTTCCTCGGCGCCACTATTGGTTTTATAGTTGTTGCTATGTACCTGCCTATATTCAAGCTCATCACCCTTATAAAGTAA